In the genome of Kineococcus endophyticus, the window GGGACCGCTCACGCACTCGGCACTGCCTCGGCAGCAGCCTTCAAGACCTGGAGATCACGACCCTTGCCTAGTAACGAGTTCCATGGCATCGGCCAAGCCCGAGAGGAGGCCAACTTGAAGAAGATTGGTGAACTGTCGGAAGAGGCGAAGCTCCTTTTGCCGGGCGATCCGATTCGAGCGCGAGTTGTCAGCGACCTGGATCTTCATAAGGTGGGCGAGCTTATCGGCTGGTCTCAGCTGTCCCGAAGCGGTGAAATGAGTTCAATCTACAACTTGCATGGAGTTGAAAACGCTATCCTGGAAGAAATCTACTCCAATACAGGATATACCCTGGGTGTCGAGCACGATCCTATTGGAGATTCCTTCAGTAGCGCAGACAAAGGCGCCGGGGCATTAACTGAGACGTTCTACTACCTATTGCTTGGCGTAGACGGCGATGATCTAAAGATCAGATCACTGCCCATAACGCGAGTCGCCAAACTTTACTCAGAGTGGGGTTCCCAGTTCTACCGCCATAAGCGCACTCAGCTCACCTTTACACGCTGGGCTGCGAGTTCCTAGCCAGCGCAGGTCTTGGTCTTACTGCGGGCCTTCCTGCTCATCGACAGAGAAGGTCCGAACTGCAGCACTATGGTCCTGCACCTGCTGCACGTTGAGCGCCCGATTCGCCGCCGACTCATTGGCATCTTCGTCGGCGGCAACGGCATGTTCTGCGCGGAGCGCGTCAAGCTCGGCAATTTCTTGCTGCGTGAGAGGCTCTTGGTTCACCTGAACTCCATCCCTTGATTGCTCACCCGTTGCTCCCGACATCCCGACCGTCATCACAGTCGCCAGCCCCACAACGAGGCAAAGGGATTTCAGGCTCATCTTTGGCGCCCCTTTCACCGGGATGCGTCTGCCTACCGAGTCGGATTGTACCCGTCGTGCCCCGGGTGTGGCAGACCCATGCGAGGGACAGAGACGGCGCCAGCCGCAGCGAACCGCGGCTGGCGCCGTCACCAGTACACCTGGCATCTAGAAGGGTACGGCCGTCACGAGAAAGCGGTCGCCGTTGATGACACGGTTGCCTCCGTAGAACTTCGACATGAAAGTTCCCTGGATGTCCTGCTCGCCCTTGATGTCCTCCTGGCGGGTGGGAACCATGCAGCGGCTCGCGCCGGTCGACCCGCTCACGGTCGTGGATCCAGGAGTGTTCGGGCAGATGTTGGGGAAGGTGCGAACGTCCACACCGTTACGACCCCCCTGCTGCGTCGAAGCGAACGGGTACTCATCGCAGCTCAGACCCGACACCCGGATGCTTGAGGGGCACACCTCCGCGCGCCGGCGATCACGCGCCGTGGTGTCCGTGTCTCGATTCAAGAAGGCCGAAAGCTTGCTCCCGATGGCCGCAGAAATGTGCTTAGTGATCAGCGGCATTCCGCTGCTCGAGTCGTATTTCATCTGGGCCGTTGCGCCGTAGGTCACGCAGCCACGCTTACGGCCGGGAGTGTTGTTATCGCATCGGACTTGCGCGATCGCCAACTGATCGGTGTAGACCTCCGGTGCGGCGGTGCTCCTCCAGGTGAAGTTCCAAGCCGAGTCGAGCCAGCTTTCGTCACCCTTGGCCTGTTTCGTCGTGTCGTAGGCGGTGTCGACCGTTGTGTACCTATTCAGGACCAGCTTGCCCGCCGTACTGCGAGTGCTGTCCACCTTTTTACAAAAGCCATGGCAGTAAGGGGTGGAGGTGAGGAAGATACTGTTGCCGTCTACACCCGTGATCGAGTACGGGTAGATCCGCACCTCGTCAATCCACTGCGGAGAATCGCTGGCCGCGGCAGCATAGACGTAGCGCAGAATGAACGCCTTCAGAGTCCCCGTAACGGTCCAGACCCCATTGATCTTCCTGCGCACCGCAAAGGCGACGTCGGTGTTCTCGCAACGCACGAACCGGTCCTTGTAGGGCCCGCCATTGATAGGGAGCCTGTCGCAAGCTGCTCGCGCCGAGGTCGATTGCAGTGTTGCGTCGGGGGTGTATTTATCCGTCCCTTGGCCTGAGTTCATGCACAGGGAGTAAGAACCTTCGGTCGCGCTCTGATCGTTCACACACCTGGTTCCTCGCGGGATTACGGGCGCGTCGCCATCTGCCTTACCCGACAGCAGGACGACACCGGCCTTCACCGCTTCGTCCTGGGGG includes:
- a CDS encoding NucA/NucB deoxyribonuclease domain-containing protein, with the protein product MLLAVLMSITLSAGTARADDTDPSSGLNPTSDEQQQVAALRADPGFPQDEAVKAGVVLLSGKADGDAPVIPRGTRCVNDQSATEGSYSLCMNSGQGTDKYTPDATLQSTSARAACDRLPINGGPYKDRFVRCENTDVAFAVRRKINGVWTVTGTLKAFILRYVYAAAASDSPQWIDEVRIYPYSITGVDGNSIFLTSTPYCHGFCKKVDSTRSTAGKLVLNRYTTVDTAYDTTKQAKGDESWLDSAWNFTWRSTAAPEVYTDQLAIAQVRCDNNTPGRKRGCVTYGATAQMKYDSSSGMPLITKHISAAIGSKLSAFLNRDTDTTARDRRRAEVCPSSIRVSGLSCDEYPFASTQQGGRNGVDVRTFPNICPNTPGSTTVSGSTGASRCMVPTRQEDIKGEQDIQGTFMSKFYGGNRVINGDRFLVTAVPF